One Hydrogenoanaerobacterium saccharovorans DNA segment encodes these proteins:
- a CDS encoding flavin reductase family protein: MLDITALFKLSYGIYLITAHDGEKHAGCLVNTVFQITAEPVRVAVSVSKQNQTYDFIKAGGTIAVNVVDEQAASPLLGKFGYRTGREIDKFADTKCHQDVHGDMYIDEGVVSQFSCKVVKEVDMDTHVIFICDVVDSNNVCDGKPMTYAYYREVKKLQSSKYAPTYVNPAKH; the protein is encoded by the coding sequence ATGTTAGACATAACAGCGCTATTTAAACTCAGCTATGGTATCTATTTAATTACAGCACATGACGGTGAAAAACACGCGGGCTGCCTGGTAAATACGGTGTTTCAAATCACTGCAGAGCCGGTGCGCGTAGCGGTCAGCGTATCCAAACAGAACCAAACCTACGATTTTATTAAAGCAGGCGGAACCATTGCGGTTAATGTGGTGGACGAGCAGGCTGCCAGCCCGCTTTTGGGTAAGTTTGGCTACCGCACAGGCAGAGAGATTGATAAATTTGCCGATACCAAATGCCATCAAGATGTGCATGGCGATATGTACATCGATGAAGGGGTAGTTTCGCAGTTCAGCTGCAAAGTGGTAAAAGAAGTGGATATGGATACACACGTCATTTTTATTTGTGATGTTGTGGATTCCAACAACGTCTGTGATGGGAAGCCGATGACATATGCCTACTACCGTGAGGTGAAAAAGCTGCAATCCAGCAAGTACGCTCCTACCTATGTAAACCCTGCCAAACACTAA
- the guaB gene encoding IMP dehydrogenase, whose product MLNTNYGEKFVKEGLTFDDVLLIPAKSDVLPKDINVSTRLARDIYLNSPLMTAAMDTVTESLMAIAIAREGGIGIIHKNMSIEKQADEVDKVKRSENGVIVNPFYLSPEHFVFDADELMSKYRISGVPIVDEGNKLVGILTNRDLRFLSDYNLKIKEVMTKENLITAPVGTDLKGAQEILRKHKIEKLPIVDGEGRLKGLITIKDIEKAVRYPNSARDKNGRLLCGAAIGVTSDVLDRAKALIDAQVDVLVLDSAHGHSHGILDCVHKVKEAFPEVALIAGNIATAEAAEDLIKAGADAIKVGIGPGSICTTRVVAGIGVPQITAIYDAACVAQKYNIPVIADGGIKYSGDIVKALAAGASVVMLGSLLAGCEEAPGESEIYQGRQFKVYRGMGSLGAMACGSKDRYFQEDNKKLVPEGVEGRVPYKGSVADSVFQLLGGIKSGMGYCGCPTIGDMHTKAQFVRITGAGLKESHPHDIYITKEAPNYSINP is encoded by the coding sequence ATGCTGAATACAAACTATGGAGAAAAATTTGTCAAAGAGGGGTTAACCTTTGATGATGTTTTGTTGATTCCGGCAAAATCAGACGTTTTGCCCAAAGACATCAATGTTTCAACTAGGTTGGCGAGAGATATCTACCTTAATTCTCCGCTGATGACAGCAGCGATGGATACCGTCACCGAATCGTTGATGGCAATTGCGATTGCGCGTGAGGGCGGCATTGGTATCATCCATAAAAACATGTCCATTGAAAAACAGGCAGATGAAGTGGACAAGGTAAAACGCTCGGAGAACGGCGTTATTGTCAACCCGTTTTATTTATCACCGGAGCATTTTGTTTTTGATGCGGATGAACTGATGAGCAAATACCGCATCAGTGGTGTGCCTATTGTGGATGAAGGCAATAAACTGGTGGGTATTTTGACCAACCGCGACCTGCGCTTTTTGAGTGACTACAATCTCAAAATAAAAGAAGTGATGACTAAAGAAAATCTCATCACTGCACCGGTAGGTACCGATTTGAAAGGTGCGCAGGAGATTTTACGCAAACATAAAATTGAAAAACTTCCCATTGTGGACGGTGAGGGGAGACTCAAAGGCCTTATCACTATTAAAGATATTGAAAAGGCAGTGCGTTACCCCAACTCGGCGCGTGATAAAAACGGCAGGCTGCTGTGCGGTGCCGCCATTGGTGTTACCAGTGATGTACTCGACCGTGCAAAGGCGCTGATTGATGCACAGGTAGACGTGCTGGTGCTTGATTCGGCACATGGGCACAGCCATGGTATTTTGGATTGCGTCCACAAAGTGAAAGAGGCATTCCCCGAGGTGGCACTCATTGCGGGCAACATTGCAACTGCCGAGGCTGCGGAAGACCTCATTAAAGCAGGTGCCGACGCAATCAAAGTGGGTATCGGCCCCGGCTCTATTTGTACCACCCGTGTTGTAGCAGGTATTGGCGTGCCCCAAATTACAGCCATATATGATGCTGCCTGTGTCGCACAGAAATATAATATCCCCGTTATTGCAGACGGCGGTATCAAATATTCGGGCGATATTGTAAAGGCTTTGGCTGCAGGAGCTTCTGTGGTTATGCTCGGCTCGTTGCTGGCAGGTTGTGAGGAAGCACCGGGCGAAAGCGAAATTTACCAGGGAAGACAGTTTAAAGTTTACCGCGGAATGGGCAGTTTGGGTGCGATGGCATGCGGCAGCAAAGACCGTTACTTCCAAGAAGATAACAAAAAACTGGTGCCCGAGGGCGTAGAAGGCCGTGTGCCGTATAAAGGCTCTGTTGCCGATTCTGTATTCCAGCTGCTTGGCGGAATCAAATCCGGTATGGGTTACTGTGGTTGCCCCACAATTGGAGATATGCACACCAAAGCACAGTTTGTACGCATTACCGGAGCAGGCTTGAAAGAAAGCCACCCGCATGATATCTATATCACCAAAGAGGCACCAAATTACTCAATCAACCCATAG
- a CDS encoding glycogen/starch/alpha-glucan phosphorylase, which produces MKHLTKHELKTSIENKLVNALGVDTETASDALYYKALSMVVVDYLQEKHKRFAVDTNSNGKKQVYYLCMEFLMGRSLKNSLYNLEIVNNVRDALNDFGVKLDKLYDYEPDAGLGNGGLGRLGACFLDALATLDYPATGYSICYEYGIFKQKIVDGWQTELPDYWLPGGEVWLSPRPEKAVDVHFGGEVEEFWDNNYHHVNYKNYTTVKAVPYDMYVSGYDSKGVSRLRLWKATASGLDMDSFNRGDYISALGANSMAEVISKVLYPNDNHNEGKSLRLRQQYFMVAASVGDIINRHMATYGTLDNLAEKVAIHINDTHPTLAIPELMRILLDDCGYSWDVAWNTVTQVFAYTNHTVMSEALEKWNEDLFASMLPRIYQIIKEMNNRFTYDLYNTYHLDHPTVERMAIIANRTIHMANLCVMASHSVNGVSALHSDIIKKDVFNSFYNIMPQKFTNVTNGIASRRWLYQSNEGLTQLLRETIGSGFMHDMSELKKFNQFADDKSVLDVLAKVKLQNKQNFAAYIERTTGVVIDPNSIFDAQVKRLHEYKRQHLNALHILATYQWLQENPHAEVTPHTYIFGAKAAPGYFLAKQIIKLICTLRDEIEKDPVIREKLRIVYLEDYRVTLSELLMPASEVSEQISLAGTEASGTGNMKLMLNGALTLGTYDGANIEIAQHAGEENMFIFGMRADEVKEQKICYDPHAIYRDNAVLKRALDQLNKGIGGNTFHDIFHSLVNSDPYMVLRDYDSYDAAHQLVVRTYADKYKWQAMSLRNIAESGFFCADRAIGEYAQNIWKLR; this is translated from the coding sequence ATGAAGCATCTTACAAAACACGAACTCAAAACCAGTATCGAAAACAAACTGGTAAACGCACTCGGTGTGGATACCGAAACCGCATCTGACGCCCTTTATTACAAGGCACTTTCCATGGTGGTTGTAGATTATTTACAAGAAAAGCACAAACGCTTTGCGGTTGATACCAATTCCAACGGTAAAAAACAGGTGTATTACCTTTGCATGGAGTTTTTAATGGGCAGAAGCCTGAAAAACAGCCTTTACAACCTTGAGATCGTAAACAATGTGCGCGATGCACTGAACGATTTTGGCGTAAAGCTTGATAAATTGTACGATTACGAACCGGATGCAGGGTTGGGTAACGGCGGTTTAGGCCGTTTGGGCGCCTGTTTTTTAGATGCGCTTGCAACACTCGATTACCCCGCAACCGGTTACTCCATCTGCTACGAGTACGGCATTTTTAAACAAAAGATTGTAGACGGCTGGCAAACCGAGCTGCCCGACTACTGGCTGCCGGGCGGAGAGGTTTGGCTCTCGCCCCGCCCCGAAAAAGCCGTTGACGTACATTTTGGCGGCGAAGTAGAAGAATTTTGGGATAACAACTACCATCACGTCAATTACAAAAACTACACCACCGTCAAAGCTGTACCATACGATATGTATGTAAGCGGGTACGACAGCAAAGGGGTGTCGCGCCTGCGTTTATGGAAGGCTACCGCATCGGGGTTGGATATGGACAGTTTCAACCGCGGCGATTACATTTCGGCGTTGGGAGCAAATTCGATGGCAGAGGTTATCAGCAAGGTGCTGTACCCCAACGACAACCACAACGAGGGCAAAAGCCTGCGTCTGCGTCAGCAGTATTTTATGGTTGCTGCATCGGTGGGCGATATTATCAACCGCCATATGGCAACCTACGGCACGCTCGATAATCTGGCTGAAAAAGTTGCCATCCACATCAATGACACCCACCCCACGCTTGCCATCCCTGAATTGATGCGCATTTTACTGGATGACTGCGGTTACAGCTGGGACGTTGCCTGGAACACCGTAACACAGGTGTTTGCCTATACCAACCACACCGTTATGAGCGAGGCACTTGAAAAATGGAACGAGGATTTGTTCGCCTCGATGCTGCCCCGCATTTATCAGATCATCAAAGAGATGAACAACCGCTTTACCTACGATTTGTATAACACCTATCATCTCGACCACCCTACCGTGGAGCGTATGGCGATTATTGCAAACCGTACCATTCATATGGCAAACCTTTGTGTCATGGCAAGCCACAGTGTCAACGGAGTTTCGGCACTGCACAGCGATATTATCAAAAAAGATGTATTCAACAGCTTTTACAATATTATGCCGCAAAAATTTACCAACGTCACCAACGGCATTGCGTCCCGCCGCTGGCTGTATCAAAGCAATGAGGGGCTTACCCAATTGTTGAGAGAAACCATTGGCAGCGGCTTTATGCACGATATGAGCGAGCTGAAAAAGTTCAATCAATTTGCCGATGATAAAAGCGTGCTAGATGTACTTGCCAAGGTAAAGCTGCAAAACAAACAGAACTTTGCCGCTTACATTGAGCGGACGACGGGGGTTGTGATTGACCCAAACTCTATCTTTGACGCACAGGTGAAACGCCTGCACGAATATAAACGTCAGCATCTCAACGCACTGCACATCCTTGCCACCTACCAGTGGCTGCAAGAAAACCCCCATGCCGAGGTAACCCCGCATACCTATATCTTTGGTGCAAAAGCGGCGCCCGGGTATTTTCTTGCAAAGCAGATTATCAAGCTGATCTGTACTTTGCGCGATGAAATTGAAAAAGACCCTGTTATCCGCGAAAAACTGCGCATTGTCTATCTTGAAGATTACCGTGTGACACTCAGCGAACTGCTCATGCCCGCATCGGAGGTATCGGAACAGATTTCGCTTGCAGGCACCGAAGCATCGGGTACCGGTAACATGAAGCTGATGCTGAACGGCGCACTTACCCTTGGCACCTACGACGGTGCAAACATTGAAATTGCACAGCACGCGGGCGAAGAGAATATGTTTATTTTCGGCATGCGCGCCGACGAAGTAAAAGAACAAAAGATTTGCTACGACCCGCACGCCATTTACCGCGATAACGCCGTACTGAAACGAGCCCTTGACCAACTGAATAAAGGCATTGGCGGCAACACATTCCACGATATCTTCCATTCGCTTGTAAACAGCGACCCATACATGGTACTTCGGGATTACGACTCTTATGACGCGGCTCATCAGCTTGTGGTACGCACCTATGCCGACAAATACAAGTGGCAGGCAATGTCGCTGCGCAATATTGCCGAATCGGGCTTTTTCTGTGCCGACCGCGCCATTGGGGAATATGCGCAGAATATTTGGAAATTAAGATAA
- a CDS encoding helix-turn-helix domain-containing protein, with protein sequence MRLAELRKEKGYTQVKMQMLTGIDQSNISKMELGIIEPNISMLKEFAKIFDTSIDYLTEFTDERKPYPRK encoded by the coding sequence ATGCGATTGGCAGAATTAAGAAAAGAAAAAGGGTATACACAAGTAAAAATGCAGATGTTGACAGGGATAGACCAAAGCAACATCAGTAAAATGGAGTTGGGGATTATAGAGCCCAACATATCAATGCTAAAAGAGTTTGCTAAAATATTTGATACAAGCATTGATTATTTGACAGAGTTTACGGACGAAAGAAAGCCGTATCCGCGCAAATAA
- a CDS encoding acyl-[acyl-carrier-protein] thioesterase: protein MQPYEFQKTIKIPYPECDIRNQIKLSNIMRHIQELSGEHLEELGLNHKKLWDEGFVYLLTKVGLQVKRRPNALETLKVVTKPRAPKGVQSMRDVYFYDAAGDEIIYAQTAWVLTDPIQHKIRRPSELPYTIPLEPFQSDYQLVKARIKRPQDAHPVGTRTVRYSDIDCNMHMNNAVYSDIVCDYLPLELHKNNNLTQYLISFVGEVRLDDELAIYRANVDKNTYYIGADRPAGDSCFECLIKFA, encoded by the coding sequence ATGCAACCCTATGAGTTCCAAAAAACAATCAAGATTCCCTATCCTGAATGCGATATTCGCAACCAGATTAAGCTGAGCAACATCATGCGGCATATACAGGAGTTAAGCGGAGAGCATCTGGAAGAGCTTGGCCTAAATCATAAAAAATTGTGGGATGAGGGCTTTGTATATTTGCTTACAAAAGTAGGTTTGCAGGTAAAACGCCGGCCAAATGCATTGGAAACACTCAAAGTTGTTACAAAACCGCGTGCTCCAAAGGGTGTGCAGAGCATGCGTGATGTGTATTTTTACGATGCGGCAGGCGATGAAATCATCTATGCGCAAACTGCATGGGTGCTTACCGACCCAATCCAGCACAAAATACGCAGGCCGAGTGAGCTGCCGTATACCATACCGCTGGAACCGTTTCAATCGGACTATCAATTGGTCAAAGCTAGAATCAAACGCCCGCAAGATGCCCACCCGGTTGGCACGCGCACGGTGCGGTACAGCGACATCGACTGCAACATGCACATGAACAACGCGGTTTATTCCGATATTGTATGCGATTATCTGCCGCTGGAGCTGCACAAAAACAACAATCTTACACAGTATCTCATCAGTTTTGTGGGTGAAGTGAGGCTAGATGATGAACTTGCTATTTACCGAGCAAACGTGGATAAAAACACTTATTATATCGGCGCAGACCGCCCTGCAGGAGACAGCTGTTTTGAGTGCTTGATAAAATTTGCTTAA
- a CDS encoding glycoside hydrolase family 13 protein, whose product MSFVYFDSRSTQFKKPFGALKTGEQAEFRIHLPKNGEFTHPRMLLFQADVWDAPQVIEMSFVKAELTCNVFSCKLSLPAPQLYFYCFEAEQNGSIKKLSRTADNTGAFSDTPSLLWQLTVYSAEFDTPDFLKGGILYQIFPDRFCYSGKPKQNVPADRKVHTNWYEMPDYLPNEQGIITNSDYFCGDLQGIISKLDYLHSLNVTCIYLNPIFEAHSSHRYNTADYRKIDCLLGDENDLPELCAKGKELGISVILDGVFSHTGDDSVYFNHKNRYPVQGAYNSKESRYYHWYDFTEWPDKYSSWWGFDTLPNVDETNDDYIEFICGEGGVLQYWLSLGVAGFRLDVADELPDQFLDAVTSSVKSYNPQAIVIGEVWEDASNKIAYGVRKRYFGGAQLDSVMNYPFMDKILSFIRYGRGSELNSTVLSVLENYPKPVVDVLMNSLSTHDVERAITKLAGEPLNGQDRSWQMDHHFLSEDDYRLGRQLFLLAQVLQFFLPGVPCLYYGDEVGMTGYRDPFNRCTYPWESGDRELLEFTKNLSSLRHQYRTLLADAPFVPIVSDNNIYSFTRIKDGEGLFIAVNRGNDNCKLDLPFEPELLAGSFTDSVLPAKYFTIGKIE is encoded by the coding sequence ATGTCTTTTGTTTATTTCGACAGCCGCAGCACGCAATTTAAAAAACCGTTTGGTGCGTTAAAAACCGGGGAACAGGCGGAGTTTCGCATCCACCTGCCAAAAAACGGCGAATTTACGCACCCGCGTATGCTGCTTTTTCAGGCGGATGTTTGGGACGCACCGCAGGTAATTGAGATGAGCTTTGTAAAAGCCGAGCTTACCTGCAACGTATTCTCTTGCAAGCTCTCGCTCCCAGCACCCCAACTTTATTTTTACTGTTTTGAGGCCGAGCAAAACGGCTCTATCAAAAAGCTTTCGCGAACCGCCGACAATACCGGTGCCTTTTCAGATACCCCTTCCCTGCTGTGGCAGCTGACGGTGTATAGCGCAGAATTTGATACACCCGATTTTTTAAAGGGCGGCATTCTGTATCAAATCTTCCCCGACCGCTTTTGTTACAGCGGTAAACCCAAACAAAACGTACCTGCCGACCGTAAGGTGCATACAAATTGGTATGAAATGCCCGATTACCTGCCCAACGAGCAAGGTATCATCACCAACAGCGATTACTTTTGCGGTGATTTGCAGGGCATTATCAGCAAATTGGATTATCTGCACAGTTTAAATGTTACTTGCATCTACCTGAATCCTATTTTTGAGGCGCATTCCAGCCACCGTTACAACACCGCCGATTACCGTAAAATCGATTGCCTGCTCGGCGATGAAAACGACCTGCCCGAGCTGTGCGCCAAAGGTAAAGAACTTGGTATCAGCGTTATTTTGGATGGTGTGTTCTCTCACACAGGCGATGACAGCGTGTACTTTAACCACAAAAACCGCTACCCTGTGCAAGGTGCTTATAACTCTAAAGAAAGCCGCTACTACCATTGGTACGATTTTACAGAGTGGCCCGACAAATACAGCTCGTGGTGGGGCTTTGATACTTTGCCCAATGTAGACGAAACAAACGATGATTACATCGAGTTTATCTGCGGCGAGGGCGGTGTGTTGCAATACTGGCTGTCGCTGGGCGTGGCAGGCTTCCGTTTGGATGTAGCCGACGAGCTGCCCGATCAATTTCTCGATGCCGTCACTTCTTCGGTGAAATCTTACAACCCGCAAGCGATTGTAATCGGCGAAGTGTGGGAAGATGCCTCGAATAAGATTGCTTACGGTGTACGCAAACGCTACTTCGGCGGTGCACAGCTGGACAGTGTGATGAACTATCCTTTTATGGATAAGATTTTATCGTTTATACGCTACGGCAGAGGCAGCGAACTGAACAGCACTGTGCTGTCGGTTTTAGAGAATTACCCAAAGCCCGTGGTAGATGTACTGATGAACTCGCTGAGCACCCACGATGTGGAGCGTGCCATTACCAAACTGGCGGGCGAACCGCTGAATGGGCAAGACCGTTCTTGGCAGATGGATCATCATTTTCTCAGTGAAGACGACTACCGGCTTGGCAGGCAGCTCTTTTTACTTGCACAGGTACTGCAATTCTTTTTGCCCGGTGTACCTTGCCTGTATTATGGTGATGAAGTGGGGATGACAGGCTACCGCGACCCGTTTAACCGCTGCACCTACCCGTGGGAGAGCGGTGACCGCGAACTGCTGGAGTTCACCAAAAACCTGAGTTCTTTGCGCCACCAATACCGCACACTGCTTGCCGATGCACCTTTTGTACCCATTGTTAGCGATAACAATATCTATTCGTTTACCCGTATAAAAGACGGCGAGGGTTTATTTATTGCTGTAAACCGCGGCAACGATAACTGCAAGCTGGATTTGCCGTTTGAGCCCGAGCTGCTGGCAGGCAGCTTTACAGATAGTGTACTCCCTGCAAAATATTTTACAATCGGTAAAATCGAATAA